One window of Erwinia aphidicola genomic DNA carries:
- the ribA gene encoding GTP cyclohydrolase II, with product MQLKRVAEANLPTPWGDFLMVGFEELATGHDHVALVYGDISDNKPVLARVHSECLTGDALFSLRCDCGFQLEAAMAQIAELGRGILLYHRQEGRNIGLLNKIRAYALQDKGYDTVEANHQLGFAADERDFTPCADMFKLLGVEEVRLLTNNPRKVEILSEAGINIVERVPLIVGRNPKNAHYLDTKAAKMGHLLSK from the coding sequence ATGCAGCTTAAACGGGTGGCAGAAGCCAATCTGCCCACGCCATGGGGAGATTTCCTCATGGTCGGTTTTGAAGAACTGGCAACCGGTCATGACCACGTTGCCCTGGTTTATGGCGATATATCTGATAACAAACCGGTGCTGGCCCGCGTTCATTCTGAATGCCTGACTGGCGATGCCCTGTTCAGCCTGCGCTGTGACTGTGGTTTCCAGCTGGAAGCCGCGATGGCGCAGATTGCCGAACTTGGCCGCGGCATTCTGCTTTACCACCGTCAGGAAGGCCGCAATATCGGCTTGCTGAACAAGATCCGCGCATATGCGCTACAGGATAAAGGCTACGACACGGTTGAAGCTAACCACCAGCTCGGTTTTGCCGCTGATGAGCGTGACTTCACCCCGTGCGCCGATATGTTTAAGCTGCTGGGCGTGGAAGAAGTTCGCCTGTTGACCAACAATCCGCGCAAGGTGGAGATCCTCAGCGAAGCCGGGATCAACATCGTCGAGCGCGTTCCGCTGATCGTCGGGCGCAACCCGAAAAATGCCCACTATCTGGATACCAAAGCCGCCAAAATGGGCCATTTGTTATCCAAATAA
- the pgpB gene encoding phosphatidylglycerophosphatase B produces MADIVKRTTLGALLLLIMPLGVMLSGWQWQPGEMGIGHLVLFWFTETVTSPWGTLTSAVLCIWFLWCLRFRLKPAIFLLAIIIGTLLAGQYTKSVIKEGVQEPRPYVLWLEKTHGINERQFYEQKRKQRSEMVRSAVANDPQLPEWLKKHWAFETGFAFPSGHSMFAASWALLGVGLLWPRRRTVTIVILMGWAVTVMGSRLLLGMHWPIDLITATLISWLFITLATWLAQRFCGPLTVPPQEQQEISARETEADGL; encoded by the coding sequence ATGGCTGATATCGTTAAACGCACCACCCTCGGCGCACTGCTGTTACTGATTATGCCGCTTGGCGTGATGCTATCTGGCTGGCAGTGGCAGCCGGGCGAAATGGGAATAGGCCATCTGGTTCTGTTTTGGTTCACCGAAACGGTCACCAGCCCGTGGGGCACGCTGACCAGCGCGGTTTTGTGCATTTGGTTTCTCTGGTGCCTGCGTTTCCGCCTTAAACCTGCCATATTTTTATTAGCGATAATCATTGGCACGCTGCTGGCTGGTCAGTACACCAAAAGCGTGATTAAAGAGGGGGTGCAGGAGCCGCGCCCTTATGTGCTGTGGCTGGAAAAGACCCACGGCATCAATGAACGGCAGTTCTATGAGCAGAAGCGTAAGCAGCGCAGTGAGATGGTGCGCAGTGCGGTGGCGAACGATCCCCAGCTGCCCGAATGGCTGAAAAAGCACTGGGCGTTTGAAACCGGATTTGCGTTCCCTTCGGGTCACAGCATGTTCGCCGCCAGCTGGGCGCTGCTTGGCGTCGGGCTGCTATGGCCGCGTCGCCGCACCGTGACGATTGTTATCCTGATGGGGTGGGCGGTGACGGTGATGGGCAGCCGCCTGCTGCTCGGAATGCACTGGCCAATCGATCTCATCACCGCCACGCTGATTAGCTGGCTGTTTATCACTCTGGCAACCTGGCTGGCCCAGCGTTTCTGCGGCCCGCTCACCGTGCCGCCGCAGGAGCAGCAGGAAATAAGCGCGCGTGAAACCGAAGCGGATGGATTGTAA
- a CDS encoding lipopolysaccharide assembly protein LapA domain-containing protein, producing MKYLLIFLVVLAIFVISVTLGTHNNQVVNFNYLLAQGEFRISTLLASLFAVGFLLGWAICGLFWLRVRVSLAHAQRKLKRIQQQLSTAESNVTSSQHPAVKE from the coding sequence GTGAAATATTTGCTCATTTTTTTAGTGGTTCTGGCGATTTTCGTCATTTCGGTCACTCTTGGCACCCACAACAATCAGGTGGTGAACTTTAACTACCTGCTGGCACAGGGCGAATTCCGCATTTCAACGCTGCTGGCATCGCTGTTTGCGGTCGGTTTTCTGCTGGGCTGGGCGATCTGTGGGCTGTTCTGGCTGCGCGTGCGGGTTTCGCTGGCGCATGCTCAGCGTAAACTCAAACGAATTCAGCAGCAGCTCAGTACGGCTGAAAGCAACGTGACCTCGTCACAGCATCCTGCCGTCAAGGAATAA
- the lapB gene encoding lipopolysaccharide assembly protein LapB codes for MLELLFLLLPIAAAYGWYMGRRSVQQDKQQEASRLSRDYVTGVNFLLSNQQDKAVDLFLDMLKEDSGTVEAHLTLGNLFRSRGEVDRAIRIHQALMESASLTYDQRLLAIQQLGRDYMAAGFYDRAEQMFGQLIDETDFRVSALQQLLVIHQATSDWPNAIEVAERLVKLGKDRLRMEIAHFYCELALQAMGSDDLDRAMNLLKKGDSADRNSARVSIMMGRIHMAKGEYAKAVAHLQRVIEQDKELVSETLEMLESCYQHLEQPQAWADYLRRCVEENTGASAELYLAGILDREEGAEAAQTYITRQLQRHPTMRVFHRLMDFNLQEAEDGRAKESLMVLREMVGEQIRTKPRYRCHKCGFTAHALYWHCPSCRAWSSVKPIRGLDGQ; via the coding sequence ATGTTAGAGCTGCTCTTTCTGTTACTTCCCATCGCCGCCGCTTATGGCTGGTACATGGGGCGCAGAAGCGTGCAACAGGATAAGCAACAGGAGGCCAGCCGCCTGTCACGTGATTATGTCACTGGGGTGAACTTCCTGCTTTCTAACCAGCAGGACAAGGCCGTTGACCTGTTCCTCGATATGCTAAAAGAGGACAGCGGCACGGTTGAAGCACACCTGACCCTCGGTAACCTTTTCCGTTCGCGTGGCGAAGTCGACCGCGCCATTCGCATCCACCAGGCACTGATGGAAAGTGCTTCTCTGACCTACGATCAGCGCCTGCTGGCGATTCAACAGTTGGGCCGTGACTATATGGCTGCCGGTTTTTACGACCGGGCGGAGCAGATGTTTGGTCAGCTGATCGATGAAACTGATTTTCGCGTGAGCGCACTGCAGCAGCTGCTGGTGATCCATCAGGCAACCAGCGACTGGCCTAATGCGATCGAGGTCGCTGAGCGGCTGGTGAAGTTGGGTAAGGATCGCCTGCGGATGGAAATCGCCCATTTCTACTGTGAGCTTGCGCTACAGGCAATGGGGAGTGATGACCTTGACCGTGCGATGAACCTGCTGAAAAAAGGGGACTCTGCCGACCGCAACAGCGCCCGCGTCTCGATCATGATGGGGCGCATTCATATGGCGAAAGGCGAGTATGCCAAAGCGGTAGCGCACCTGCAGCGTGTTATCGAGCAGGATAAAGAGCTGGTCAGCGAGACGCTGGAAATGCTCGAAAGCTGCTACCAACACCTGGAACAACCGCAGGCGTGGGCCGACTACCTGCGTCGCTGCGTCGAAGAGAATACCGGCGCGTCAGCCGAGCTTTACCTTGCTGGCATCCTCGATCGGGAAGAGGGCGCGGAAGCCGCGCAGACCTACATCACCCGTCAGCTTCAGCGCCATCCGACCATGCGGGTGTTCCATCGCCTGATGGACTTTAATTTGCAGGAGGCCGAAGATGGCCGCGCGAAAGAGAGCCTGATGGTCCTGCGTGAGATGGTGGGCGAACAGATCCGCACCAAGCCACGCTATCGCTGCCATAAATGCGGGTTTACCGCCCATGCGCTTTACTGGCACTGCCCATCCTGCCGCGCCTGGTCATCGGTCAAACCTATCCGCGGCCTCGACGGCCAATAA
- the pyrF gene encoding orotidine-5'-phosphate decarboxylase: MLSPQVTGSPIVVALDYADLNRAMAFVDQIEPGSCRLKVGKEMFTLFGPQLVRDLQQRGFEVFLDLKFHDIPNTTAHAVAAAADLGVWMVNVHASGGARMMNAAREALLPMGKDAPLLIAVTVLTSMDADDLRGLGIELSPAEQAERLARLTHQCGLDGVVCSAQEASHFKQAIGQQFRLVTPGIRPAGSDAGDQRRIMTPQQAVQAGVDYMVIGRPITQSSDPAATLRNILSELQGA, translated from the coding sequence ATGCTTTCACCTCAGGTTACCGGCTCACCGATTGTGGTCGCGTTAGATTATGCCGATCTCAATCGCGCAATGGCGTTTGTTGACCAGATTGAGCCCGGCAGCTGCCGCTTAAAAGTCGGCAAAGAGATGTTTACCCTGTTTGGTCCGCAGCTGGTGCGCGATCTCCAGCAGCGCGGGTTCGAGGTGTTTCTCGACCTCAAATTCCACGATATCCCCAACACTACCGCGCATGCCGTTGCCGCCGCAGCCGATCTCGGCGTATGGATGGTAAACGTGCATGCCAGCGGCGGGGCGCGGATGATGAACGCCGCGCGTGAAGCGCTGCTGCCAATGGGGAAAGATGCGCCGCTGCTGATTGCCGTAACCGTATTGACCAGCATGGATGCTGATGACCTGCGCGGCCTGGGCATTGAGCTGTCACCGGCAGAGCAGGCTGAGCGTCTGGCGCGCCTGACCCACCAGTGTGGTCTGGACGGCGTGGTCTGTTCGGCTCAGGAAGCCAGCCACTTCAAGCAGGCTATCGGACAGCAGTTCCGTCTGGTGACGCCTGGCATTCGCCCGGCAGGCAGCGATGCTGGCGATCAGCGCCGTATCATGACGCCCCAGCAGGCGGTGCAGGCTGGCGTCGACTATATGGTGATCGGTCGCCCGATTACCCAGTCCAGCGACCCGGCAGCAACGCTGCGTAACATTCTCAGCGAACTGCAGGGGGCATAA
- the yciH gene encoding stress response translation initiation inhibitor YciH — protein MVDDNSRLVYSTESGRIDEPKAVVQRPKGDGIVRIQRQTSGRKGKGVCLISGIDLDDAELTKLAAELKKRCGCGGALKDGIIEIQGDKRDLLKTLLEGKGFKVKLAGG, from the coding sequence ATGGTCGATGATAACAGCCGCCTGGTTTACTCCACGGAGAGCGGGCGCATCGATGAGCCGAAAGCGGTGGTGCAGCGGCCAAAAGGCGACGGCATTGTGCGCATCCAGCGTCAGACCAGCGGCCGTAAGGGCAAAGGCGTCTGTCTGATCAGCGGAATTGACCTTGATGATGCGGAGCTGACAAAGCTGGCTGCCGAGCTGAAAAAGAGATGCGGCTGCGGCGGTGCGCTAAAGGATGGCATTATTGAGATCCAGGGGGATAAGCGCGATCTGTTGAAAACCCTGCTGGAAGGCAAAGGTTTTAAGGTCAAGCTGGCTGGCGGTTAA
- the osmB gene encoding osmotically-inducible lipoprotein OsmB gives MSINAKRITAAVLAATLVLSLSACSNWSKRDRNTAIGAGAGAIGGSILTNGSGLGTVGGAAVGGIIGHQVD, from the coding sequence ATGTCAATCAATGCAAAACGCATCACCGCCGCCGTACTGGCAGCAACGTTAGTTCTTTCCCTGAGCGCCTGTTCAAACTGGTCGAAACGCGATCGTAATACGGCCATCGGTGCAGGTGCCGGTGCAATTGGTGGGTCAATTTTGACCAACGGTAGTGGTCTCGGCACCGTAGGCGGCGCTGCCGTTGGTGGGATTATCGGCCATCAGGTCGACTAA
- the araD gene encoding L-ribulose-5-phosphate 4-epimerase: MLEQLKQQVLEANLALPRYGLVTFTWGNVSAIDRTQGLMVIKPSGVSYEAMQRDDMVVVDVASGEAIEGSKRPSSDTDTHRALYLAWPQIGGIVHTHSRHATIWAQAGRDLPAWGTTHADDFYGAIPCTRQMRAEEIAERYEWQTGQVIIETLQQRNIDPLAIPAVLVNSHGPFTWGNSAEAAVHSAVVLEEVAYMGIFSQQLTPELPAVQQVLLDKHYLRKHGKNAYYGQE; the protein is encoded by the coding sequence ATGCTGGAACAACTAAAGCAGCAGGTACTCGAGGCAAATCTGGCGCTGCCGCGTTATGGTCTGGTGACCTTTACCTGGGGCAACGTGAGCGCGATTGACCGCACGCAGGGCTTAATGGTGATTAAGCCTTCCGGGGTGAGCTACGAGGCGATGCAGCGTGACGATATGGTGGTGGTTGATGTGGCCAGCGGCGAAGCGATCGAAGGGAGTAAGCGCCCGTCGTCAGATACTGACACCCACCGTGCCCTCTATCTTGCCTGGCCGCAGATTGGCGGTATCGTTCACACCCATTCGCGTCACGCCACTATCTGGGCGCAGGCGGGGAGAGATCTCCCCGCATGGGGGACGACTCACGCCGATGATTTTTACGGCGCCATCCCTTGTACGCGCCAGATGCGCGCCGAAGAGATCGCCGAGCGCTATGAGTGGCAAACCGGGCAGGTCATTATTGAAACGCTGCAGCAGCGCAATATCGATCCTCTGGCGATCCCTGCTGTGCTGGTCAACTCGCATGGCCCGTTTACCTGGGGGAACAGCGCTGAAGCTGCGGTACACAGCGCCGTAGTACTGGAAGAAGTCGCCTACATGGGGATCTTCAGCCAGCAACTTACGCCGGAGTTGCCTGCGGTACAGCAGGTATTACTGGATAAACACTACCTGCGAAAACATGGAAAAAACGCGTACTACGGACAAGAGTAG